The Helicobacter cetorum MIT 00-7128 region TGATATCGTTATAGAAGGGTTTGTGGATTGTGAAAAATTAGAGCTTGAAGGACCTTTTGGAGACCATACTGGTTATTATACCCCCATTGAGCCTTACCCCATCTTAGAAGTTAAAACCATTAGTTACAAAAAAGACGCCATTTACTTAGCCACCGTAGTGGGTAAGCCCCCCTTAGAAGACAAATACATGGGATATTTAACAGAACGCTTATTTTTGCCCCTGCTTAAAACAAACACCCCAAGTCTCATAGATTATTACATGCCAGAAAATGGAGCTTTTCATAATTTAATTTTAGCTCAAATAAACACACACTACAACGCCCATGCCAAACAAATCATGCATGCTTTTTGGGGTGTGGGGCAAATGAGTTTTGTCAAACATGCGGTTTTTGTGAATATTGATGCTCCAAATTTAAGAGACACTAACGCCATCATTGAATATATATTAAAAAATTTTTCTACCCAAAAGGTGCTAATCTCTCAGGGCGTGTGCGATGCACTAGATCATGCAAGCCCTGAATATGCTATGGGGGGCAAACTTGGTATTGATGCCACAACTAAAAGCGATACCCCCTATCCTACGCTTTTAAACGATGATTCATTATTAAGGCTTTTACAAGATAAAATGCCAAACATCATTCTTTTGAAACAATATTATACGCACACTAACAATCCCATTTGTGTAGTTAGCGTAGAAAAGAAAGACAAGAGTATCATTGAACTAAGTAAAAACTTGCTAGGTTTTGAAGAGTATTTACGCATTGTAGTATTTGTAGAGCATAGAAGCAATGATTTAAACAACCCCTACATGCTATTATGGCGTGTAACTAACAATATTGACGCACAGCGTGATATTCTCATCTCTAAGCATTGTTTTTTTATAGACGCTACTAATAAGGGTGTTATGGACAAGCATTTTAGAGAATGGCCTTTAGAAACTGATTGCTCCATAGAAGTCATAGAAAGTTTGAAAAATAAAGGGCTTTTAAAAGATTTTGAAAACTTAAATCAAAAATTTCATCTCACGCACTCTTTTAGCACGCATAAGGAAGAGTTATGTTAGATTATAAGCAAAGAATTGACACCCTAATTTCTACAATAGAAAAAGCTCGCATCGCTTATTCAAGACACCATGTCGTAAAAATAGTGGCTATTTCAAAAAACGCTTCCATAGAAGCCATTCAAAATTACTATGATTGCTCTCAAAGGGCTTTTGGAGAAAATAAAGTTCAAGATTTAAAAACTAAAATGCAAAGCTTAGAGCATTTACCCCTTGAATGGCACATGGTAGGCTCTTTACAAGAGAATAAAATTAACACCCTTTTGAGTTTAAAACCAGCCCTTTTACATTCTTTAGACTCTTTAAAACTTGCTTTAAGCATAGAAAAGCGTTGTGAAAAACTAGGCGTTACTTTAAACGCCCTTTTACAAGTTAATAGTGCGTATGAAGAAAGTAAAAGCGGAGTAATGCCAGAAGTTGTGCTTGAAACTTATGCTCAAATTAAAGAGTCTTGCAAGCATATCACATTAAAAGGGCTTATGTGTATGGGAGCTCATAGTGATGATGAAAAGAAAATTGAAAAATCCTTTGTTATTACTAAAAAACTTTTTGACAAACTAGAGAATGCAAGCATTCTTTCAATGGGCATGAGCAGTGATTTTGAATTAGCTATTGCTTGTGGGGCTAATCTTTTAAGGATTGGCTCTCATCTATTTAAATAAGGAATGGATATGAAAGTTATGATTAATGGCGAAACTAAAGAATTACCTAAAGATTGCAATGTCTCCCAAGCGCTTGAATTTTTGCAAATCAACCCAGAAATTCTTATGATTGCTTTAAATTGCATGGGTTTAAAAAGGGAGTTATGGGATAGCACCCTTTTAAAAGAAAATGACAAATTAGAATGCTTGCAATTTATGGGTGGTGGGTGATTTGAATAAAGAATATAAATTGCAAATTGGAGCTATCTTTATCTCTGATGCGCATTTTTTACCTAAAAGCTCTCATTTAATTGAGTTGCTTAAAAAACTTTTACAAACTAAACCCCCACAAATCTTTTTTATGGGTGATATTTTTCATGCGCTTGTGGGCTACTTGCCCTTAGATAGCGTTGAAAAAGAAATTATTGATTTAATCAATGCGTTAAGCAAAACTTCGCAAGTCTTTTATTTTGAAGGCAATCATGACTTTGGCATGCGTTTTATTCTTAATCCTAGTGTTATAGTTTTTAAACGCAAGCACCAACCCGCATTATTTCAATTCAATGACAAACGCTTTTTACTAGCCCATGGGGATTTGTTTATCACCAAAGCGTATGAATTTTATATCACACAGCTTACTTCCACTTGGGCGAGATTTTTTTTAAGTTTTCTAAACTTAATGAGCTTTAAAACCCTATACCCCCTTTTTAAAAAGCTCATCTATAAAAAGCCCATTCGCCATTGGGAGCTAGAGTCAGCCAAATTACAATCTTTTATTGAAAAACGCCTAAAAGCCTATCAAAACTATATCGCACAAAAAGGTCTTAAAGGAATTGATGGCATTATAGAGGGGCATTTTCATATTAAGCAAACAACCTCTTTGTGTCTTTCGCATAATAAATACACGCTTTTTTATTGCCCTTTGCCGTCTTTTTATAATCAACAAAGTATTTTTAAGGTATCATTAGACACTTTAGAACTATTTTAATCCTAAGGTATTTAAAGTTATGACAAACAAAGCATCAAGCGCTTTAAAATTAAGCGAAATAGAATTAGTAGATTTTCGCATTTATGGCATACAAAATAATATCCCCTATGAGGGTATTTATGGGATTAATGTTGCCAAAGTTCAAGAAATTATTCCCATGCCCACCATCTTTGAATACCCTACCGATTTGGACTATATTATTGGTGTATTTGATTTACGCTCTACAATTATTCCGCTTGTGGATTTATCCAAATGGATAGGAATCACTGCTGATTCAAGCAAAGATGAAGAAAAAACCGTTATTATCACTGAATTTAATAATGTCAAAATGGGCTTTTTAGTCCATTCAGCAAGGCGTATTAGACGCATTAGCTGGAAAGATGTAGAACCTGCAACTTTTAGCGCCTCAAATAATATTAATAAAGAAAAAATCACCGGTCTTACACGCATTGAAAACGACCAAACTTTGCTGATTTTAGACTTGGAGAGCATTTTAGATGATTTAGGGCTTAATGAGGTCTCAAAAGATGTTCCCGAGGAGTTTCCACAACAAAGTTTTGAAGGTGATGTTTTATTCTTAGATGATAGTAAAACCGCTAGAAAAACCCTAAAAAACCACTTAAGCAAATTAGGATTTAATATCACAGAGGCTGTAGATGGCGAAGATGGCTTGGCAAAACTAGAAAAACTATACGAGCAATATGGTAGCGAGCTAAGAAAACATTTGAAGTTTATCATCTCTGATGTAGAAATGCCCAAAATGGATGGCTACCACTTCTTGTTTAAAATTCAAGAAGATGCTCGCTTTGCCAATATTCCTGTAATTTTTAATTCTTCAATTTGTGATAATTACAGCGCTGAAAAAGCTAAGGAAATGGGAGCTAGTGTCTATTTAGTCAAATTTGATGCAGAAAAATTCTTAGAAGAAATTTCTAAAATTTTGGATAAGAATGTTTGAAACTACTCACAAACATTGTAAAATACTTTCACTTTATGAAAAAGGGGTTCTTTAATGGATGATTTACAAGAAATAATGGAAGACTTCTTAATTGAAGCCTTTGAAATGAATGAACAACTTGACCAAGACTTAGTAGAGTTGGAGCATAATCCTGAAGATTTGGATTTGCTCAATCGGATTTTTAGGGTAGCTCACACGATTAAAGGTTCTAGTTCTTTCTTGAATCTAAACACGCTCACACACCTTACCCACAACATGGAAGATGTCTTAAATCGTGCTAGAAAAGACGAACTCAAAATCACACCCGATATTATGGATGTGGTGTTGCGCTCAATTGATTTGATGAAAACCCTGCTTGTAACCATTCGTGATAGTGGCACGGACGCTAATAGTGGTAAAGAAAATGATATTGAAGAAGTCGTTAAGCAACTTCAAGCTATTACCAACCAAAGTGGTGAGGCTCTTACAGAAACACCACAAGAGCCTAAGAAAGAAGAAAGCGCTAAAGAAGAGTCTAAGACAGAAGAGAAAAGTCAAGCTAACCAAGACTCGCTTGATACTAGCAACCCACTAGCTGATGAGCCCGATTTAGATTATGCCAATATGAGTGCTGAAGAAGTTGAGGCTGAAATCGCACGCTTACTTAATAAACGACAAGAGGCCGATAAAGAGCGCAGAGCACAAAAGAAACAAGAAGAGGCACAAACAGAGGGCACTAAAGACGCTCAAACTCAAGCAACTCCAACACCAACTCAAGCTCCCACTCCAAAAGCCCCTACTCCTAAAGCAGAGACAAGCAAAGCTAAACCAAAAGCTGAAGAAAACAAGTCCCCCTCTATTGGCGTAGAACAAACCGTAAGAGTAGATGTGCGTAGGTTAGACCATTTGATGAATCTCATCGGCGAGCTTGTTTTAGGAAAGAACCGCTTGATTAGAATCTATAGTGATGTGGAAGAACGCTATGATGGCGAGAAGTTTTTAGAAGAACTCAATCAAGTTGTTTCATCTATCTCTGCAGTAACAACAGACTTGCAACTAGCTGTTATGAAAACTAGAATGCAACCGGTGGGTAAGGTATTTAACAAATTCCCTCGCATGGTAAGAGACTTAAGCCGAGAGCTAAACAAGAGCATTGAGCTTATTATTGAGGGTGAAGAAACCGAACTAGACAAATCTATTGTAGAAGAAATTGGCGACCCACTTATTCATATTATTCGTAACTCGTGCGACCATGGTGTTGAATCTCCAGAAGATAGAAAAATGCTAGGCAAGCCCGAAATGGGTCGTGTGGAATTGAGTGCTTATAATGAGGGTAATCATATCGTCATTAAAATTACTGATGATGGTAAAGGCTTAGACCCAGATGCTTTAAAGCAAAAAGCCATTGAAAAGGGCGTAATCAGCGAAAAAGAAGCTGATAGCATGAGCGATAAAGAAGCCTTTGGCTTAATCTTTAAACCCGGATTTTCTACCGCCAAGACCGTTTCTAATGTCTCTGGAAGAGGTGTTGGAATGGATGTGGTAAAAACTAATATTGAAAAGCTTAATGGTATTATTGAGTTAGAATCCGAAGTGGGCGTAGGCACTACTC contains the following coding sequences:
- a CDS encoding YggS family pyridoxal phosphate-dependent enzyme gives rise to the protein MLDYKQRIDTLISTIEKARIAYSRHHVVKIVAISKNASIEAIQNYYDCSQRAFGENKVQDLKTKMQSLEHLPLEWHMVGSLQENKINTLLSLKPALLHSLDSLKLALSIEKRCEKLGVTLNALLQVNSAYEESKSGVMPEVVLETYAQIKESCKHITLKGLMCMGAHSDDEKKIEKSFVITKKLFDKLENASILSMGMSSDFELAIACGANLLRIGSHLFK
- a CDS encoding menaquinone biosynthesis decarboxylase, producing the protein MRDFLELLKEHDELEIIDTPLDVELEIAHLAYIEAKKPNGGKALLFNRPIKKVKHQTKVFEMPVLMNAFGSFKRLELLLKTPIESLQQRMQAFLHFNAPKNFTESLKALKDLWTLRHIFPKKTTRPRNLIIKQDEEVNLFDLPILKTWEKDGGAFITMGQVYTQSLDNKKKNVGMYRLQVYDKNHLGLHWQIHKDSQLFFHEYAKAKVKMPISIAIGGDLLYTWCATAPLPYGIYELMLYGFIREKKAQVMPCLSNALNVPKDCDIVIEGFVDCEKLELEGPFGDHTGYYTPIEPYPILEVKTISYKKDAIYLATVVGKPPLEDKYMGYLTERLFLPLLKTNTPSLIDYYMPENGAFHNLILAQINTHYNAHAKQIMHAFWGVGQMSFVKHAVFVNIDAPNLRDTNAIIEYILKNFSTQKVLISQGVCDALDHASPEYAMGGKLGIDATTKSDTPYPTLLNDDSLLRLLQDKMPNIILLKQYYTHTNNPICVVSVEKKDKSIIELSKNLLGFEEYLRIVVFVEHRSNDLNNPYMLLWRVTNNIDAQRDILISKHCFFIDATNKGVMDKHFREWPLETDCSIEVIESLKNKGLLKDFENLNQKFHLTHSFSTHKEELC
- the thiS gene encoding sulfur carrier protein ThiS, with translation MKVMINGETKELPKDCNVSQALEFLQINPEILMIALNCMGLKRELWDSTLLKENDKLECLQFMGGG
- a CDS encoding hybrid sensor histidine kinase/response regulator yields the protein MDDLQEIMEDFLIEAFEMNEQLDQDLVELEHNPEDLDLLNRIFRVAHTIKGSSSFLNLNTLTHLTHNMEDVLNRARKDELKITPDIMDVVLRSIDLMKTLLVTIRDSGTDANSGKENDIEEVVKQLQAITNQSGEALTETPQEPKKEESAKEESKTEEKSQANQDSLDTSNPLADEPDLDYANMSAEEVEAEIARLLNKRQEADKERRAQKKQEEAQTEGTKDAQTQATPTPTQAPTPKAPTPKAETSKAKPKAEENKSPSIGVEQTVRVDVRRLDHLMNLIGELVLGKNRLIRIYSDVEERYDGEKFLEELNQVVSSISAVTTDLQLAVMKTRMQPVGKVFNKFPRMVRDLSRELNKSIELIIEGEETELDKSIVEEIGDPLIHIIRNSCDHGVESPEDRKMLGKPEMGRVELSAYNEGNHIVIKITDDGKGLDPDALKQKAIEKGVISEKEADSMSDKEAFGLIFKPGFSTAKTVSNVSGRGVGMDVVKTNIEKLNGIIELESEVGVGTTQKLKIPLTLAIIQALLVGVQEEYYAIPLSSVLETVRVSQDEIYTVDGKSVLRLRDEVLSLVRLSDIFKVDAILESGSDVYVVIIGLADQKIGVIVDYLIGQEEVVIKSLGYYLKNTRGIAGATVRGDGKITLIVDVAAMMEMAKSVKVNITTLMNESENAKVKSSPSDYVVLAIDDSSTDRAIIRKSLKPLGITLLEATNGLEGLEMLKNSDKTPDAILVDIEMPKMDGYTFASEVRKYNKFKSLPLIAVTSRVTKTDRMRGVESGMTEYITKPYSTEYLTSVVKRSIKLEGGE
- a CDS encoding chemotaxis protein CheV, which encodes MTNKASSALKLSEIELVDFRIYGIQNNIPYEGIYGINVAKVQEIIPMPTIFEYPTDLDYIIGVFDLRSTIIPLVDLSKWIGITADSSKDEEKTVIITEFNNVKMGFLVHSARRIRRISWKDVEPATFSASNNINKEKITGLTRIENDQTLLILDLESILDDLGLNEVSKDVPEEFPQQSFEGDVLFLDDSKTARKTLKNHLSKLGFNITEAVDGEDGLAKLEKLYEQYGSELRKHLKFIISDVEMPKMDGYHFLFKIQEDARFANIPVIFNSSICDNYSAEKAKEMGASVYLVKFDAEKFLEEISKILDKNV
- a CDS encoding UDP-2,3-diacylglucosamine diphosphatase, with the protein product MNKEYKLQIGAIFISDAHFLPKSSHLIELLKKLLQTKPPQIFFMGDIFHALVGYLPLDSVEKEIIDLINALSKTSQVFYFEGNHDFGMRFILNPSVIVFKRKHQPALFQFNDKRFLLAHGDLFITKAYEFYITQLTSTWARFFLSFLNLMSFKTLYPLFKKLIYKKPIRHWELESAKLQSFIEKRLKAYQNYIAQKGLKGIDGIIEGHFHIKQTTSLCLSHNKYTLFYCPLPSFYNQQSIFKVSLDTLELF